A single region of the Vibrio chagasii genome encodes:
- a CDS encoding L,D-transpeptidase family protein, producing the protein MRPFLPLSLCLFLMSPIVLAEKVVVEKIVSDATAIETIVFESAPAHSQRISTSSPNSTGTSKSKHVIDVDEALGEGQSTQIAQLAQGSSQRLPKASAQASLLEPYMAPDSFSEIDPLLQVVTLVKVDKSKRRMYLLKGDEVVQEFRIALGKEPKGHKRFEGDNRTPEGEYTLDYIMERSEFYRSVHINYPRSSDRQWAEENDVDPGGNIKIHGIKNGERRAPGFIQSFDWTDGCIALTNQDMDEFIQLVKMGTPIHIEW; encoded by the coding sequence GTGCGTCCGTTTTTACCACTATCACTATGCCTATTCTTGATGAGTCCGATTGTACTCGCCGAAAAGGTCGTCGTGGAGAAGATAGTGTCTGACGCTACCGCTATTGAAACCATTGTCTTTGAGTCAGCACCAGCTCATTCACAACGCATCTCAACTTCCTCTCCTAACTCTACTGGCACTTCAAAATCAAAGCATGTGATTGATGTGGATGAGGCGCTGGGTGAAGGTCAATCCACTCAAATTGCTCAGCTGGCACAAGGTTCATCGCAACGCTTACCTAAAGCTTCTGCTCAAGCTTCATTATTAGAACCCTACATGGCGCCCGATTCTTTTTCTGAAATTGATCCTCTGTTGCAAGTAGTGACCTTAGTGAAAGTCGATAAATCGAAACGCAGAATGTACCTGCTCAAAGGGGATGAAGTGGTACAAGAGTTTCGTATCGCTTTGGGTAAGGAACCGAAAGGTCATAAACGCTTTGAAGGGGATAACCGAACGCCAGAAGGGGAATACACGCTCGACTATATCATGGAGCGCTCTGAGTTTTACCGTTCGGTACACATCAACTATCCGCGCTCTTCTGATAGACAGTGGGCTGAAGAGAATGATGTTGACCCAGGTGGTAACATCAAAATTCATGGTATTAAAAACGGTGAACGTCGTGCGCCAGGTTTTATCCAAAGTTTCGATTGGACAGATGGCTGTATCGCATTAACCAACCAAGATATGGATGAGTTTATTCAACTAGTCAAAATGGGCACCCCTATCCACATCGAATGGTAG
- a CDS encoding GNAT family N-acetyltransferase, with the protein MQIRNAKVTDINAILALSDQINHQHHLGAPMVFAPPSQSKADSEEYWLGLMIDPTGAFFVAVEQDAVIGFLAGKVTQNKGVSFIQSHKVARVNTIVVSDQIQSKGVGRALMKSFNQWAQAQGAIELRLEVMEFNQQAQSFYESLGMETQSRIMSMRFEEI; encoded by the coding sequence ATGCAAATTCGGAATGCTAAGGTAACTGACATCAACGCTATTTTAGCGCTCTCTGATCAGATAAATCATCAACATCATCTTGGTGCGCCTATGGTGTTTGCGCCGCCGTCACAAAGCAAAGCAGACAGCGAGGAGTACTGGCTGGGCTTAATGATTGACCCGACTGGGGCCTTCTTTGTCGCTGTTGAACAGGATGCAGTGATTGGTTTTCTCGCGGGTAAGGTCACGCAAAACAAAGGCGTGAGCTTTATTCAGTCTCATAAGGTGGCGAGAGTGAACACTATTGTGGTGAGTGACCAAATTCAGAGTAAAGGCGTTGGTCGAGCGCTAATGAAGTCATTCAATCAATGGGCGCAAGCTCAAGGAGCGATCGAATTAAGATTAGAGGTGATGGAGTTTAATCAACAAGCTCAGAGCTTTTATGAGTCGCTAGGAATGGAGACTCAGTCCCGAATCATGTCGATGCGTTTTGAGGAGATATAA
- a CDS encoding Gfo/Idh/MocA family protein gives MIKFAVIGTNWITQKFVQAAHESQSMQLTAVYSRNLDSAAQFAQEFGVETTYDSLDALANDNTVEAVYIASPNSLHCEQSILMMEHGKHVICEKPVASNIVEATRMFEVAEKNGVVLFEAYKSQFLPNFKQVQLGLEKIGKVHKAHINYCQYSSRYQKYLNGENPNTFNPAFSNGSLVDIGFYCVAATVALFGEPDNAQASAKLLESGVDAHGCAIFQYPEFDVTLAHSKVSDSYAPSEIQGEQGAIIIDHIAECTDVKIRYRDGSIENLTQVQSENSMSYEAQAFADCIAGDHTTQTDAKQRALTVAKLITKMRQQVGVVYPADK, from the coding sequence ATGATTAAGTTCGCTGTAATTGGAACCAATTGGATTACACAAAAATTCGTTCAAGCTGCACATGAATCACAATCGATGCAGTTGACTGCCGTTTATTCGCGAAACCTAGACAGCGCCGCGCAGTTCGCACAAGAATTCGGTGTTGAAACCACATATGACTCACTTGACGCATTAGCCAACGACAATACGGTTGAAGCGGTGTACATTGCCTCACCGAATTCGCTGCACTGTGAGCAGTCGATTCTGATGATGGAGCATGGTAAGCACGTCATCTGTGAGAAGCCTGTTGCATCGAATATTGTGGAAGCCACACGCATGTTTGAAGTCGCTGAGAAAAACGGTGTGGTACTGTTTGAGGCGTATAAATCACAATTCCTGCCTAACTTTAAGCAAGTCCAACTTGGGCTAGAAAAAATCGGCAAGGTACATAAAGCGCACATCAACTACTGCCAGTATTCATCGCGTTACCAAAAATACCTGAATGGTGAAAACCCAAACACTTTTAATCCAGCTTTCTCCAATGGTTCACTAGTCGATATTGGCTTCTATTGCGTTGCAGCAACGGTAGCGCTGTTTGGTGAACCTGATAACGCCCAGGCATCTGCAAAACTGCTGGAATCAGGCGTTGATGCGCATGGCTGTGCCATCTTCCAATACCCTGAATTTGACGTGACCCTTGCACACTCTAAGGTCAGCGACTCATATGCGCCAAGCGAGATCCAGGGTGAGCAAGGTGCGATCATCATTGATCACATCGCTGAATGCACCGACGTTAAGATCCGCTATCGTGATGGAAGCATTGAAAATCTCACTCAAGTGCAAAGCGAAAACTCAATGAGTTACGAAGCGCAAGCCTTTGCTGATTGCATTGCTGGCGATCACACCACACAAACCGATGCTAAACAGCGCGCATTAACCGTTGCCAAACTAATTACTAAGATGCGTCAACAGGTTGGTGTCGTTTATCCTGCAGATAAATAA
- the grxB gene encoding glutaredoxin 2: MKLYIYDHCPFCARVAYIAQSLGLNIELVSVDYDDAQTLIDLIGKKMVPVLQKDDGSIMAESLDIIAYFMDLKSSDEQREPSEQVTLFQTRAFPLSQRIGLPRWWKLDLTEYQSPASKEAWRAAKETEELNFDKLIEQTPQFVEQINPLLKDAELLLNLENGESSLPLIDQAVYFSMLRGFCVEPSITWPPALERWLEKQSETLKLSLLR; encoded by the coding sequence ATGAAGCTTTATATTTACGACCACTGCCCTTTCTGTGCACGAGTCGCCTACATTGCTCAATCTCTAGGCTTAAACATCGAACTTGTTTCTGTGGATTATGATGATGCCCAAACCCTTATCGATTTAATCGGTAAAAAGATGGTACCTGTATTACAAAAAGACGATGGTTCTATCATGGCTGAGAGCCTAGATATCATTGCGTACTTCATGGACCTAAAATCAAGCGACGAGCAGCGTGAGCCATCAGAGCAAGTGACCTTGTTCCAAACTCGCGCATTCCCGCTAAGCCAGCGCATTGGTCTACCACGTTGGTGGAAGCTGGACCTTACTGAGTACCAATCACCAGCAAGCAAAGAAGCATGGCGCGCAGCCAAAGAAACCGAAGAACTCAACTTCGACAAGCTGATTGAACAAACACCGCAGTTTGTTGAACAGATTAACCCGCTTCTGAAAGATGCAGAGCTGCTACTGAACTTAGAGAATGGTGAGTCTTCGCTGCCTCTTATCGACCAAGCAGTGTACTTCTCTATGCTGCGTGGCTTCTGCGTTGAGCCAAGCATCACATGGCCACCAGCTCTAGAACGTTGGTTAGAAAAGCAGAGTGAAACGCTAAAACTGTCTCTTCTTCGCTAG